From Pelagicoccus sp. SDUM812003, a single genomic window includes:
- the larC gene encoding nickel pincer cofactor biosynthesis protein LarC: MERTLYIEPFSGVAGDMFLSALCALTEAYPLIESLPEKLGLPDGKIEFQELNKNGIVCTHIKIVDTGANHHSHSHQDHAHHHGNHRHLSDIVSLIENGRISENAKRIAKEIFTIIGESESRIHGIPIETIHFHEVSGVDSILDIVGCAVLIDQLEITRSYCDPICVGSGSVQTQHGLLPVPAPATADILRGMPTFKGDETGERCTPTGAAILKFLAPRFESCPLPATRIAYGPGQKTFRAANVLRLSLCESDAAEPGNDRIWVIETNIDDMSPEELGCDFQDALLAAGAVDVVLTPAQMKKGRPAVSLSALAPEPVRERVIDFILENTSSIGLRYYSARRRVLQRRKIEIDTELGTLLAKETIRPSGRKTVKAEYESLKALAQKHSLSLAETRRLLDERSS; encoded by the coding sequence ATGGAACGCACGCTCTACATCGAACCGTTTTCCGGCGTGGCCGGTGACATGTTTCTCAGCGCGCTCTGCGCCTTGACGGAGGCGTATCCACTCATCGAATCGCTCCCGGAAAAGCTCGGGCTGCCGGACGGCAAAATCGAGTTCCAAGAACTCAACAAAAACGGGATCGTCTGCACGCATATCAAGATCGTCGATACAGGAGCGAACCACCACTCGCATTCACATCAAGACCACGCGCATCATCATGGCAACCACCGGCACCTGAGCGACATCGTCTCGCTGATCGAAAACGGTCGCATATCGGAAAACGCCAAGCGGATCGCCAAGGAGATCTTCACTATCATCGGCGAATCCGAATCACGGATACATGGCATCCCAATCGAAACGATCCATTTTCATGAGGTCAGCGGGGTGGACTCCATTCTCGACATCGTGGGCTGCGCCGTGCTCATCGACCAACTGGAGATCACGCGCAGCTACTGCGACCCTATCTGCGTCGGGTCAGGCTCGGTCCAGACCCAGCACGGACTGCTCCCAGTACCCGCTCCCGCCACCGCCGACATCCTGCGCGGCATGCCCACCTTCAAAGGGGACGAAACGGGCGAGCGCTGCACGCCTACCGGAGCGGCCATACTGAAGTTCCTCGCGCCCCGATTCGAAAGCTGCCCTTTGCCCGCCACGCGCATCGCCTACGGGCCGGGCCAAAAGACCTTTCGAGCCGCCAACGTGCTGAGGCTATCCCTTTGCGAATCAGACGCGGCGGAGCCGGGAAACGATCGCATCTGGGTCATCGAAACCAACATCGACGACATGTCGCCTGAAGAGCTCGGCTGCGACTTCCAGGACGCGCTGCTGGCGGCCGGGGCGGTCGACGTTGTCCTCACCCCAGCGCAAATGAAAAAAGGGCGCCCGGCCGTTTCCCTGAGCGCCTTGGCGCCGGAACCAGTGCGGGAACGAGTCATCGATTTCATCCTCGAAAACACCAGCTCCATCGGTCTGCGCTACTATTCGGCGCGGCGCCGCGTTCTACAGCGGAGAAAAATTGAAATTGATACCGAGCTCGGTACGCTTCTAGCTAAAGAAACAATCAGGCCCTCAGGGAGGAAAACCGTGAAAGCGGAATACGAATCCCTCAAAGCCCTCGCTCAAAAGCACTCGCTTTCCCTGGCGGAAACGCGACGCTTGCTCGACGAGCGCTCGTCCTAG
- the larB gene encoding nickel pincer cofactor biosynthesis protein LarB: MSDSFNLDFDRTRRLGFPEVIYGASKPVDALAGILDAYRQRQLPALVTKMQPEKAKVLKRHFPDSLYDEASGAFLLDASQAKPSGEPQIGILSAGTSDVPIVNEAYYTLSFLNVASERINDIGIAGIHRLLDRVESLKRFRALIVVAGFEGALPTAVGGLLPQPIIAVPASVGYGVAAGGHVALNTMLASCANGITVVNIDNGYGAAMAAYRILRLVDGAS, from the coding sequence ATGAGCGACTCTTTCAATCTCGACTTCGACCGCACGAGGCGACTCGGTTTTCCCGAGGTGATCTACGGAGCAAGCAAACCGGTGGACGCTCTCGCTGGCATCCTGGACGCTTATCGGCAACGCCAGCTGCCAGCTTTGGTCACGAAGATGCAACCGGAAAAGGCGAAGGTGCTGAAACGGCATTTTCCCGACAGTCTCTACGACGAGGCCTCCGGAGCCTTCCTGCTGGATGCCTCGCAAGCCAAGCCAAGCGGCGAACCGCAGATCGGTATCCTCTCCGCGGGTACATCGGACGTGCCTATCGTCAACGAGGCCTACTACACCCTGTCCTTCCTCAACGTCGCCAGCGAACGCATCAACGACATCGGCATCGCTGGCATTCATCGCTTGCTCGATAGGGTCGAATCGCTGAAACGCTTCAGGGCGCTGATCGTCGTCGCCGGTTTCGAGGGAGCGCTACCCACCGCTGTCGGCGGACTTCTGCCGCAGCCCATCATCGCAGTTCCAGCTTCGGTCGGATACGGAGTCGCCGCCGGCGGCCACGTCGCCCTCAACACCATGCTCGCCAGCTGCGCCAACGGCATCACGGTGGTCAACATAGACAACGGCTACGGAGCCGCCATGGCAGCCTACCGCATCCTAAGGCTCGTCGACGGGGCGTCCTGA
- the larE gene encoding ATP-dependent sacrificial sulfur transferase LarE, whose amino-acid sequence MTTQDTLTRLERWFSQLEGSITAFSGGVDSTLVLKLSRDFLGPERAIGCISDSPSLKRRDLEEAKTFCRRFDIQLEIIHTRELDDRNYASNPSNRCFACKSHLYQDLGELQRRFPTRTILNGTNADDLGDYRPGLKAAADHAIRSPLSECGVDKQTVRQLARHLELPNWDKPASPCLSSRIPYGSPVTRGKLQQIETAESVLERYGFTDGRVRHFGTEAKIEVPFEQIEALTSRLDRISAALRALGFETISVDREGFVSGKLNRALSSNA is encoded by the coding sequence ATGACCACGCAAGACACGCTCACTCGCCTCGAACGCTGGTTCTCCCAGCTCGAAGGATCCATAACCGCCTTCTCCGGCGGGGTCGATTCGACGCTCGTCCTGAAGCTGTCACGCGACTTCCTCGGGCCCGAACGAGCGATCGGCTGCATCTCGGACTCTCCCAGCCTGAAACGTCGCGACCTGGAGGAAGCGAAAACGTTCTGCCGACGCTTCGACATCCAGCTGGAGATCATCCACACCCGCGAGCTGGACGACCGCAACTACGCAAGCAACCCCTCCAATCGCTGCTTCGCTTGCAAGTCCCACCTCTATCAGGACCTCGGCGAACTGCAGCGACGCTTCCCCACGCGCACGATACTGAACGGCACCAACGCGGACGACCTGGGAGACTATCGTCCCGGTCTCAAAGCCGCCGCCGACCACGCCATCCGCTCTCCCCTCTCGGAATGCGGCGTCGACAAGCAGACCGTTCGCCAACTCGCTCGTCACCTCGAATTGCCCAACTGGGACAAGCCGGCGAGCCCCTGCCTCAGCTCCCGAATCCCCTACGGTTCTCCCGTCACCAGAGGCAAACTACAGCAGATCGAAACCGCTGAAAGCGTACTGGAACGCTACGGCTTCACCGATGGGCGCGTGCGCCACTTTGGAACGGAAGCGAAGATCGAAGTGCCGTTCGAGCAAATAGAGGCGCTGACCTCGCGCCTGGACAGGATTTCCGCCGCCCTGCGCGCTTTGGGCTTCGAAACCATCAGCGTGGACCGAGAAGGATTCGTATCCGGAAAACTGAACAGAGCCCTTTCCTCAAACGCATGA
- a CDS encoding response regulator, whose protein sequence is MLKTKRTETRGKWVVSERSPECRVLLLTESKGKGSELFEALATRKAGSKFSLRRCGDVSSAFEALESGGYDILLLDLGQADSLNVSALVEMRDRCHCPIVVLSDSNDEQVAALAMQNGAQDFLGKDILNSDLLERTMHHSIERHRMLAELEAAKRKAEAASKAKSDFLAVMSHEFRTPMNGILGGINLLRNFNSDPQAIELLNMMRQCAESQLDLISDVLDISRIEAGSVQLTFERFSPRDLIASVLSAVAFDAREKGVRLAVDIDPKLPRELVSDARRVRQVMMNLVGNAMKFTEQGEVRICARKLNDRLIEFRVIDTGIGIASQALDSIFETFTQVDSSYSRRYQGTGLGLAICKRLVKLLGGAIRVESKVGVGSDFRFTIACGEREELLGSEAWPQDPTDPGFAERFPLSILVVEDNELVRTFLMATFEKLGYVARQAESGAQALSLSDEQAFDAIFMDVRMPDLDGFETAEMIRDKQLDSGKPRPYVAAITASVTGDVERRCEEAGFSALLAKPIEIEDLRALLRAAYQQTQG, encoded by the coding sequence ATGTTGAAGACGAAAAGGACTGAAACAAGGGGGAAATGGGTGGTGAGCGAACGGTCGCCGGAATGTCGCGTCTTGCTGCTGACGGAGTCGAAGGGAAAGGGCTCCGAGCTGTTCGAGGCCTTGGCGACTCGCAAGGCTGGCTCGAAGTTCAGCCTGCGTCGCTGCGGGGACGTGAGCTCCGCCTTCGAGGCGCTGGAGAGCGGCGGCTACGACATATTGCTGCTCGATCTGGGCCAAGCCGATTCTCTTAACGTCTCCGCTCTGGTCGAGATGCGTGACCGCTGCCATTGCCCGATCGTGGTGCTGAGCGACTCCAACGACGAGCAGGTCGCGGCCTTGGCCATGCAGAACGGAGCCCAGGACTTTCTGGGAAAGGACATTCTCAACAGCGATCTGCTGGAGCGAACGATGCATCATTCCATCGAGCGGCACCGCATGTTGGCCGAGTTGGAGGCGGCCAAGCGAAAGGCCGAAGCGGCCAGCAAAGCGAAGAGCGATTTTCTCGCGGTGATGAGCCACGAGTTTCGCACCCCCATGAACGGCATTCTGGGAGGCATCAATCTGCTGCGCAACTTCAACTCCGATCCGCAAGCGATCGAGTTGCTCAACATGATGCGCCAGTGCGCGGAGAGCCAGTTGGATCTGATCAGCGACGTGCTCGATATCAGTCGGATCGAGGCGGGCAGCGTGCAGTTGACTTTCGAGCGGTTCAGCCCGCGCGATCTGATCGCCTCGGTCCTCTCCGCGGTGGCCTTCGACGCGAGGGAGAAGGGGGTTCGGCTGGCGGTCGATATCGATCCCAAGCTGCCGCGCGAGCTCGTTTCCGACGCCAGGCGGGTGCGTCAGGTGATGATGAATCTGGTGGGAAACGCCATGAAGTTCACCGAGCAGGGGGAGGTGAGAATCTGCGCCCGCAAGCTCAACGACCGCCTGATCGAATTTCGGGTGATAGACACCGGGATCGGCATCGCTTCGCAGGCCCTAGACTCCATTTTCGAGACCTTCACTCAGGTCGACTCCTCCTACAGTCGCCGCTATCAGGGCACAGGGCTGGGTTTGGCCATCTGCAAGCGCCTGGTGAAGCTGCTCGGAGGCGCGATTCGGGTGGAAAGCAAGGTCGGCGTCGGCTCGGACTTCCGTTTCACCATCGCTTGCGGCGAGCGGGAGGAGCTGCTCGGAAGCGAGGCCTGGCCACAGGACCCTACGGATCCCGGTTTCGCAGAGCGCTTCCCCCTGTCCATCCTGGTGGTGGAGGACAACGAGCTGGTGCGCACCTTTCTCATGGCGACTTTTGAAAAGCTCGGGTACGTGGCGCGACAGGCCGAGAGCGGAGCCCAAGCCCTGTCCCTGTCGGACGAGCAAGCCTTTGACGCGATCTTCATGGACGTGCGCATGCCGGACTTGGACGGATTCGAGACCGCTGAAATGATTCGGGACAAGCAGCTGGATTCGGGAAAGCCTCGGCCCTACGTCGCCGCTATCACCGCTTCGGTCACCGGCGATGTCGAGCGCCGTTGCGAGGAGGCCGGATTTTCCGCCCTTCTGGCCAAACCGATCGAAATAGAGGATCTTCGAGCCTTGCTCAGAGCCGCCTACCAGCAGACGCAGGGTTAA
- a CDS encoding right-handed parallel beta-helix repeat-containing protein, with product MKRDNFFRNPCARLLGSVFAALSLIVFLGAAPANLVEFRIDSNRDFKRVEKAMNASDAAAVLVTIAAGEYKLKDSFHINRSNVALKGEGQVTLRLANGAQRPVVAVGSQRDYPLDEERIHGIRISDLSIDGNREKQRSEYDRKLPWIRNNGIDVRVVTDLVVERVTSNSNRSGGLVISWRCRDILVRDCVFEDNYFDGVAYYDSAKVFTVDCVMRNNLGAGISLDNAFVDSLFMGCELLGNHDVGVFARHSERLVFFQCRIEDSGNWAFFLAHDENERGVFDTDIASCSLARNNGGVRIGSVTEQQSSRNRLLLARFEANDASGRKDVSTAGSTLRLVNEAWSSTGEAELAVDDVTRDPVYDRVYQAISSFHELSGG from the coding sequence ATGAAACGTGACAATTTCTTCCGGAATCCTTGCGCTCGACTGCTCGGCAGCGTGTTCGCGGCCCTCAGCTTAATCGTTTTCCTCGGCGCCGCTCCGGCGAATCTCGTCGAGTTTCGCATCGATTCCAACCGCGACTTCAAGCGGGTGGAAAAGGCCATGAACGCTAGCGACGCCGCGGCGGTGCTGGTCACGATCGCCGCCGGAGAGTACAAGCTAAAGGACAGCTTTCACATCAATCGCTCGAACGTGGCGCTGAAAGGCGAGGGGCAGGTCACCCTGCGCTTGGCCAATGGTGCGCAGCGTCCGGTCGTGGCGGTGGGGTCGCAGCGCGATTACCCGCTCGACGAGGAACGTATCCACGGCATTCGCATATCCGATTTGTCGATCGACGGGAATCGGGAAAAGCAGCGCAGCGAGTATGACCGTAAGCTTCCGTGGATACGCAACAACGGCATCGACGTGCGAGTGGTGACGGATCTGGTGGTCGAGCGCGTCACCAGCAACAGCAACCGCTCGGGCGGTCTGGTCATCAGCTGGCGTTGCCGCGATATCCTGGTGCGCGACTGCGTATTCGAAGACAACTACTTTGACGGCGTGGCCTACTACGACAGCGCCAAGGTTTTCACGGTGGACTGCGTGATGCGAAACAATCTGGGCGCAGGCATCAGCTTGGACAACGCCTTCGTCGACTCGCTCTTCATGGGCTGCGAGCTGCTGGGCAATCACGACGTCGGCGTCTTCGCTCGTCACAGCGAGCGCCTGGTTTTCTTCCAGTGCCGCATCGAGGACTCGGGCAACTGGGCGTTTTTCCTCGCCCACGACGAAAATGAACGCGGCGTATTCGATACGGACATCGCTTCGTGCAGCCTCGCTCGCAACAACGGCGGCGTGCGCATTGGATCGGTCACCGAACAGCAGTCGTCGCGAAACCGCCTCCTCTTGGCGCGCTTCGAGGCGAACGATGCCTCTGGACGAAAAGATGTTTCCACCGCGGGTTCGACTTTGCGGTTGGTAAACGAGGCCTGGAGTTCCACTGGCGAAGCCGAGTTGGCGGTCGACGACGTGACGCGGGACCCGGTTTACGATCGCGTCTATCAAGCGATCTCGAGCTTTCATGAGCTCAGCGGCGGTTGA